The Symphalangus syndactylus isolate Jambi chromosome 6, NHGRI_mSymSyn1-v2.1_pri, whole genome shotgun sequence genome contains the following window.
AGGTATATATTATTTACCACAGCATTTTAATCTGCTATACAGTATACTTCTGGGTGGCTTACACCACTGACAGTTTCTGTGACTTCTAGGGATGCAAATGAATATCACTATTTTTAATAGTAAACTACCAATCAAGCTGACTTTTACACAGCTGCTTTTATAGGGGGATGTTGAAATTTTCTACTTGCTCCAAAATGTATTTCCCACTAGATAGTACAACTTTCACATCTTTCATTTGGGTTAAATGTTGAATTTCTTGGTAAAGTGCAAGCACGTGATACAGGCTGGCCACCTCTTTCTCCTATTAACACTATGTGGCCATAAGACATAGGATGGGAGGGTTTCGAATGGGAGGAATAACACAGAAGTACTGGAATAGAAGCCCTTATGAGTAGGTAGGACATGCTACCTACTCTACTTACTAGAGATGTAGGGAGAAGAGAGGCACCGTGGGGGAAGGTACCTTACCTCCTTTACAAGTTTTCTCCAAGCTAATGCTGGCATTGTAAAACTCTGAAAACAAGTCTTTTGCTACAAAAGAGTAGATATGATGCATTCCATTCCAAAGCTAAATCGaatcatttgaagaaataatttctgtttGAGATTATCTGCATAACTATATGTCCACCTTGACATATGGCAAATTCCTGTTTATCCTTTGAAATGAACATGCTACAGGAAGACTTTTCCAACCCAGATCTCACTTCATCCCAGGTTATGAGGAACTCTTTATGCCATTTCTGCTTCCTATGCATACTTCTTTTTGTTGTGCCCTTTCACTGTATTGTATTTATTTGCCCACTGGACTCTGATTCCTTGAAGATCTAGACTGTGTCTCATTCTTCTCTGTATTCTCAGTGCCTGGATAATGGCCATCAGTGTCTGGCATACATATAGTAAGTATATGATACATGCTTGGTGAACAGACATATATTTAGGCAAGAGTTGAGGAACAGGGAAACAAAGGCGAGTGAGAAATTAAGTGTCCCTACTTGTTTCTGGGGCAGGTGACAGTCATCTGCACATAATTCTAACATAGATTCACATATGATCCTGGGACAACTGTTAAtagatatccacatacaaaaggATAAAGTTGGACTCCAACTTCACACCATTTTGAGttataaaatttaactcaaaatggaccaaagACCTAACTTAAGAGTCAAAatgataaaactcttagaagaaaacacttgGGAAGTTTAGTTGCATACTAACTGCTGTCTTATGGCACTTACTAAGCTATAGTGTAGTGGACTTCAGTATAGAATCCAAGTACTGTGGAGTTTGGTTTGGGTTATAAACTCAATGtcataaagacaaaaatcatgtGTTCTTTAAACGTCTGAAATCACTAGGATTTAGGCCTTTGAAAGCTCAAATGTAATGGATTAAAGAAGAGACTACATTTAATTTTGACTCTACATGGAGATCTAATGCACTGCTGTGCATTTTTGTAAGTACTTCAATATTTGTTTTGTGCTTGATTTAGATTGAAGAGAGGTTTGggtctaataaaaagaaaaatctgttgcTTGTAAAGGTGATTTAACATTGTATCCACCCTATTAAGGATAGTGAAATATCTCTACATCTCTCTAAGCATGTTCAAAATAGCCACTGGTTCTGCCTCCTTTTGGCAGGGTCTAGTTTGGAAACAAAACCTTGAACCAAATATCCTCTCTGGAGCACTCTCTTTTGGCAGAATTTCTATTCAGAATGTATTTTGTTAATAAATTAACTCATTTTCTATTGTAGCTGCCCAAGGGAATTCTTTCTTGGTGAGTGGCTTAGAAAGCAAAAAGATATTGTCATCCTTTTTCCTTACCTATATATGGACTAATTTTGactacttgttttttatttattcttttttaggaAGCTAAACTCCAAGGTGGAAAGGAGTCAGAGCTGTAGTGACACAGCCCAGGAAAGAGTGAAGAGCAGAGTCAGAGCAGCTCCAGGCAACAAAGCCAAGGTACACCTCAGCCACAGACCTCCGGGACTTGCGAGGCTTGCGCCATCACCCCCTCTGCACATGGTCATGAAATAAACTATTCCAGAAGAGAAGAAGCAGATTGAGCTTCAGGCATACTAGTTATATTGGAGAAGTTCACAAACAGATGTGAAGGAAGAAAGTTTGAATTAGTAGCCAGATGGGTAGAATTAGGGCTACTAGAGAATcccccccttccttttttttaagagacagagtctcactctgtcacctaggctggtgtgcagtggtgcaaccatagctcactgaagcctcagattcctgggctcaagtagcctttctcacctcagcctcccaagtagctgggactgcagacacatgccaccacacctggggaatttttaaagttttttgtagagatgggatcttgctgtgttttccaggctggtctcaaagtgatacacctgtctcagcttcccaaaatgctgggattacagcactttgggaggtataagccaccatgcccggataagaAACCTTTTTTAAAGCTTTAGATAAGTGTTTTTTCTCCCCTACAGATTTTCAGTCTTATTGTTTGAAGTATATAGGATTTTCAGTCTTATTGTTTGAAGTATATAGGATGTTCTGCTAAATGGTATGCTTTCTAAGTTAGggattttctccctttcttaggCTTACTTTACCCTTCATCCCTTTTCTTGTCCTCCCCTTCTCTGTCCCTCCACCATCATAAAGGAATGATGAAggaaaatgtatatgtatgtgtgtatgaatgcataatctttttaatctctttcaGGTCACAACTATGACTCCAGCCTCCAACCCCATCATTGGTGTCCTCTTGTCAACTCAAAACAACCGCTGCCTCTCAGCCCCTGACTTAACCATCGAAAAGCGTCTACCCTTCAGCTCCCTTTCATCCTTGGCTTCCCTGCATAAGCCAGAGCGTTCGATCAGCCCTGAGAGCAATGACAGCATCTCCGAAGAACTAAACCATTTCAAGCCCATTGTCTGCTCACCGTGTACCCCTCCCAAGAGACTCCCTGATGGCCGTGTGCTAAGTCCCCTCATCATCAAATCAACTCCACGCAACCTAAACAGAAGCCTGCAGAAGCAGACATCTTATGAGGCCAGTCCACGGATCCTCAAAAAGTGGGAACAGATCTTTCAGGAGCGGCAGATCAAAAAGACCCTTTCAAAAGCCACTCTTACCTCTCTGGCTCCTGAAATGGGGGAAGAGTTACTAGGCTCTGAAGGTATCCATTCTAGCAAGGAGAAGCCGCTTGTGGCTGTAAATACAAGATTGTCTGGTGGGCAGGTCCTCTCTGAGTATACTGGACCTACCTCTGCTGATCTTGATTATTTCCCCTCTGTTAGCCAAACAAAAGCAGAACAGGACAGTGATAATAAAAGTAGCACTGAGATCCCACTGGAAACCTGCTGTTCCTCAGAACTCAAATGGGGAGGCAGTGGGACTTCTTTGGAGAGGGAGCAGTTTGAGGGATTAGGATCAACTCCAGATGCCAAGTTAGACAAAACCTGTATAAGCAGAGCCATGAAAATCACCACAGTTAATTCAGTGCTACCCCAAAACAGTGTTTTGGGTGGAGtcctcaaaacaaagaaacaattgAAGACATTAAATCATTTTGATCTGACTAATGGTGTTCTAGTCGAGAGCCTAAGTGAAGAGCCACTTCCTTCTTTGCGTCGAGGCCGAAAAAGACACTGCAAGACCAAGCACTTAGAACAAAATGGCTCCCTTAAAAAACTGCGACAAACCAGCGGTGAGGTGGGTCTGGCCCCAACAGACCCAGTCCTGCGAGAGATGGAGCAGAAACTTCAGCAAGAGGAAGAGGACCGACAGTTGGCTTTGCAGTTGCAGCGCATGTTTGACAACGAGAGGCGGACTGTGAGCCGGCGAAAAGGAAGTGTGGATCAGTATCTCCTACGGTCCAGCAACATGGCCGGGGCCAAGTAGCACCTAATGAACAGTgttacctgtttttaaaaggtcTTAGGCCTTGATCGTTTATCCTGAAGAGCTGAGTGTTCtcactttggttttattttaatggcaaaacactgtctaaTATGGTTCTGAGAGGTTCCAGGGCCTTTGTAGTCAACATCCAAGGGAACAGCATCTCCGTTTCTCTGTGACCCAGGCCAGAAGCCTGAGTGACCCATCCCTAAGGGCTTCTGGGCCAAACCTGGCAGCACCCACTGGGAATGAAATTTGGAACAGCCTCATTCAGGAGCATAATGACCACAGTAATGGTAAAGAGGGGATACCTTCTTAAACTGATAGACTTCCTGGCTTCTTTCAGCAGGGTATTGTTTTAAATCAGCCTTGCAGATAAAAATTAATTCCATCTTTTTCAAAGAAGTGAACAATTTAGTTCCTTGGCAGATCCAAAATGATAGATGGTTATGTTACTCTTTCTGCCGTCCCTTGCCAAAAATAAATACCTATCTTTATCAGTTAAGCTTATGCCTTTACAAAAGTTAATTTACattctctgtttaaaaaatagtatttggtGAATGCTATATAGTTGACAGAGCACATTTACAGACATTATTTAATTTAGTCTTTCCAAGAGACCTCTCATGTAACTGGCATTAGCCCCATTTTTAGATGATGAAACTGTAGTGCAGATGTTCCGGTTCTCTCAGCTACTAAGTGGCATAACCCATGGATTTTCTAAAGGTTTCCCAAATAGATCACAACCTAAGGGTGTGCCAGGGGAGCCTAGGGGAAGCTAGGCTGGGCATTGAACACTGACAGTGCAGAATCCACATGCAAACAAGATTGATGGGGTGGATAAACATATACTGTGCATTATCCTCATCCCACACAGTTTAGACCCTTCTGCTTTTCTAGGGGTTTCAGCCTATGAGACAAACTATAATCAGGCCTCATTATTACTTTTCACATGGCCAAGGGTTATCTGCAGTGTTGATCTAAAATGCTAAAAATTCACCCTGAAGTCAGGCAAGGAACAATACTTAAACTCCATACTATGGAAACAAGGTATCTAGCTGGATGCAGCTGGTAAATTCAGTCCCATGGACCTTTGGGGGTTTATTTTCCTTAGCAGCTGACACCATGTGTCTTTTGCATCCCTGGTGGTGCTTGGTGCTTCTGCCCATCTGGGCTCATTGAGAATAGGGATCAAGATATGATTTTAGGGAATTTCTGATGGGCTGGCATTCCTCGTGTATGTATGAGTTGTTACTATAAAGTCATGTGACTGGCATTTTAACAGACCTTCCAGAGCTTATATATCCCAATATATGTTGTCTCCTTTGAGTAGCCCCAGCAGGATACTGCTTAGTTTTTCCAGTGCCATTGGTGAAAGTATTTCTGGAACTGTCTTCAAAGACTAGAAACACcgactcccaaaatgctagaactGGAAGGGACCTTAATGGTTATCTATTCCAGCCTCCTCCTAAGGTGGTCCTCAGCTTCTAGACCTAGAAGTCAAAGTCCAAACAGTGACCCATTGATCAAGGCAGAAAGTATAACAACTCCTTTTAAGTGTTCTCAGATTTGCCTTTTCTCAGGGCAAATCTTCAGTGTTTTGTGGTGGTTTGTGGTTAGGAGAGAGAATttaaagtctgagactagccAGCAGCTAGTTGAACCCTCTGGGAAAGAAGGTGGCTTATCAAGTGGGTTTGCAGTAATGAGTGCTGCTGTAAAGCAGAGCCATTTTCTTGTGCAGCTCATAGTTCCCAGTTCCCAAAGAGAAGTTCCAGAGATGTCTTAAACATTGTGGTCATCACTGAGATAGGTAGAATCTCTTTGGTGACTACTTTGGTGGGGAACATCACTCATCTGAATGTATGCATTCTGtgttgtgtgcgtgtgtatgcacatgtgcagatgtatgttttaaaaacatatatcaaTCTCATGATTTTATAGTCACACCACTTCAGTTCTAGGCCCTACCAACAACTTATGTCCTCCAAGGGCTGCTGAAGGGCGTGTTTGTGCCCAAAACAGAAGAGCTGGCTCTGGTTTACAGAAGACAGGGAGGGTGACCTTACTATAAATGCCCTTAGAGGAAACTTATCAGTTACTGCCATTTCACGCATTtcctttttgatcttagtaaatatTATTGGAAGGCTAGTCTTGTTGGTAGGAGCAAAGACACTTATTTTTCCACTTGCCATCTTTTTCTATATCTCCAGtaatttgaaaaacacttttcagttggaattgatttttgtctttggtaaaaagaaatatttttaatagataaaagatatatattttaaatatttccccaaattaa
Protein-coding sequences here:
- the RNF169 gene encoding E3 ubiquitin-protein ligase RNF169 isoform X2 gives rise to the protein MAAAGPSTRASSAAAAAALSRRGRRGRCDEMAAAKTGAPGPASGPSLLVLSPPLLQPPLPPRPEESGCAGCLEPPGEAAALPCGHSLCRGCAQRAADAAGPGCPRCRARGPGWARRRARDDGQADAEVLGECARRSQPERCRPRRDGGAAAAGPGAEQEPRATPAEPDFIFRAPIKVSKPGELREEYESLRKLREEKLQEEKPSEDQIHKLLPEDTETGKRKMDEQKKRDEPLVLKTNLERCPARLSDSENEEPSRGQMTQTHRSAFVSKNNSYSLAFLAGKLNSKVERSQSCSDTAQERVKSRVRAAPGNKAKVTTMTPASNPIIGVLLSTQNNRCLSAPDLTIEKRLPFSSLSSLASLHKPERSISPESNDSISEELNHFKPIVCSPCTPPKRLPDGRVLSPLIIKSTPRNLNRSLQKQTSYEASPRILKKWEQIFQERQIKKTLSKATLTSLAPEMGEELLGSEGIHSSKEKPLVAVNTRLSGGQVLSEYTGPTSADLDYFPSVSQTKAEQDSDNKSSTEIPLETCCSSELKWGGSGTSLEREQFEGLGSTPDAKLDKTCISRAMKITTVNSVLPQNSVLGGVLKTKKQLKTLNHFDLTNGVLVESLSEEPLPSLRRGRKRHCKTKHLEQNGSLKKLRQTSGEVGLAPTDPVLREMEQKLQQEEEDRQLALQLQRMFDNERRTVSRRKGSVDQYLLRSSNMAGAK
- the RNF169 gene encoding E3 ubiquitin-protein ligase RNF169 isoform X1 translates to MAAAGPSTRASSAAAAAALSRRGRRGRCDEMAAAKTGAPGPASGPSLLVLSPPLLQPPLPPRPEESGCAGCLEPPGEAAALPCGHSLCRGCAQRAADAAGPGCPRCRARGPGWARRRARDDGQADAEVLGECARRSQPERCRPRRDGGAAAAGPGAEQEPRATPAEPGGDFPLPLGVWSEAERAPAWPDFIFRAPIKVSKPGELREEYESLRKLREEKLQEEKPSEDQIHKLLPEDTETGKRKMDEQKKRDEPLVLKTNLERCPARLSDSENEEPSRGQMTQTHRSAFVSKNNSYSLAFLAGKLNSKVERSQSCSDTAQERVKSRVRAAPGNKAKVTTMTPASNPIIGVLLSTQNNRCLSAPDLTIEKRLPFSSLSSLASLHKPERSISPESNDSISEELNHFKPIVCSPCTPPKRLPDGRVLSPLIIKSTPRNLNRSLQKQTSYEASPRILKKWEQIFQERQIKKTLSKATLTSLAPEMGEELLGSEGIHSSKEKPLVAVNTRLSGGQVLSEYTGPTSADLDYFPSVSQTKAEQDSDNKSSTEIPLETCCSSELKWGGSGTSLEREQFEGLGSTPDAKLDKTCISRAMKITTVNSVLPQNSVLGGVLKTKKQLKTLNHFDLTNGVLVESLSEEPLPSLRRGRKRHCKTKHLEQNGSLKKLRQTSGEVGLAPTDPVLREMEQKLQQEEEDRQLALQLQRMFDNERRTVSRRKGSVDQYLLRSSNMAGAK